A genomic region of Actinomycetota bacterium contains the following coding sequences:
- a CDS encoding 2-hydroxyacyl-CoA dehydratase family protein — translation MESLQRRSSDIFTDYVRRWKEEGGKVLGYACVATPVEIIEAAGILPYRIKAFGHPDTELGDSYLARFNCRFCRSCLQLGLDGTYDFLDGLIETNGCDHLRGMFENWQYAKKYDFFHYLKVPHFVRQDSLEYFTEELGLLRLALEEHFGVEISDDAVREAIGTVNQVQARLKDLYLLREGERPRLSGAEALQVICTGSSMRAADFLSLLDRLVEEKSRGPAIEGRARLLLLGSATDEVDLVAEIENQGGLVVADALCYGSRSFWGREGESVEEPLRYLAEKYLGNLFCPRMFTEYERRRDFILERARQARVDGAIITYNKFCDLHGVESVSLRQDLEKNGIPVLVLEKDYGSPADAGRIRTRVQAFLERIGSKTAERAEAAR, via the coding sequence GTGGAAAGTTTGCAGCGGCGATCCTCGGACATCTTCACGGATTACGTCCGGCGGTGGAAGGAGGAAGGAGGGAAGGTACTGGGGTACGCCTGCGTGGCTACTCCGGTGGAGATAATCGAGGCGGCGGGAATACTGCCCTACCGCATCAAGGCCTTCGGGCATCCGGACACCGAGCTGGGGGATTCCTACCTGGCCCGCTTCAACTGCCGCTTCTGCCGCTCCTGCCTGCAGCTCGGACTCGACGGCACCTACGATTTCCTGGACGGACTCATCGAGACCAACGGCTGTGACCACCTGCGGGGGATGTTCGAGAACTGGCAGTACGCAAAGAAATATGATTTCTTCCACTACCTCAAGGTCCCGCACTTCGTGCGCCAGGATTCCCTGGAATATTTCACCGAGGAGCTCGGCCTCCTCCGCCTGGCCCTGGAGGAACACTTCGGGGTGGAAATATCCGATGACGCCGTCCGCGAGGCCATCGGCACCGTGAACCAGGTGCAGGCCAGGCTGAAGGACCTCTACTTGCTTCGGGAGGGGGAAAGGCCGCGGCTGAGCGGAGCCGAGGCCCTACAGGTGATCTGCACCGGTTCCTCCATGCGCGCCGCCGACTTCCTCTCTCTTCTGGACCGCCTGGTGGAGGAGAAATCGAGGGGTCCGGCGATCGAGGGGCGCGCCCGTCTGCTCCTCCTGGGGAGCGCCACCGACGAAGTGGACCTGGTGGCGGAGATCGAGAACCAGGGAGGGCTGGTGGTGGCCGATGCCCTCTGCTACGGGTCCCGCTCCTTCTGGGGCCGGGAAGGGGAGAGCGTGGAGGAACCCCTGCGCTACCTGGCCGAGAAGTACTTGGGGAACCTCTTCTGCCCGCGCATGTTCACGGAGTACGAGCGGCGGCGGGACTTCATCCTGGAGCGGGCGAGGCAGGCTCGTGTGGACGGCGCCATCATCACCTACAACAAGTTCTGCGACCTGCATGGGGTGGAATCCGTGTCCCTTCGCCAGGATCTGGAAAAAAACGGTATCCCTGTCCTGGTACTGGAGAAGGATTACGGTTCGCCGGCGGATGCCGGCCGCATCCGGACGCGCGTACAGGCATTCCTGGAAAGAATTGGAAGCAAGACGGCAGAGAGGGCGGAAGCCGCCCGATGA
- a CDS encoding acyl-CoA dehydrogenase family protein: MRTIDDFTRPLEYLSPLDDPLGMIVREWAETWVIPHRRSFDEDWKEHRLIEPAFKRLMGELGLQRVLFPEDLGGWGLGRSNYAGTASYRLFEEVARADSGMAVAFGVVFWPLVMICMEPHVNRELCEEFAPIFCSTTEPRFAANAMTEPQGGADIENMEIVKGSTIQTTAVLDGDEWVINGHKLWPTNSGGVCNLFGVVCTTNPGSEDPNDFAFIFVPADTPGVTQGPPYEKAGMAADKNGDIWFENVRVPKHYRAHGPGLDLLYFKEVITFGNLGSIAFVGGSMMNVYERLYQFVSEETYRGKPLKEHDAVAGALADIARDIEIIRIVGYQYARMIDRPDLYGPRWSDEMVAKGRAYKYWACDRAMEDVGRAMNLMGLFGADRDWDVEKHWRDLKIVQLWMGGKQLCQAEVARWFFECQTL; encoded by the coding sequence ATGAGAACCATAGACGATTTCACCCGGCCTCTGGAATACCTCTCTCCCCTGGACGATCCCCTGGGGATGATCGTCCGGGAGTGGGCGGAGACCTGGGTCATCCCCCACCGCCGGAGCTTCGACGAGGACTGGAAGGAGCACCGGCTCATCGAGCCCGCGTTCAAGCGTCTCATGGGGGAGCTGGGCCTGCAGAGGGTGCTTTTCCCCGAGGACCTGGGGGGATGGGGGCTGGGACGCTCCAACTACGCCGGGACCGCTTCCTACCGGCTCTTCGAGGAGGTGGCGCGCGCCGACTCGGGAATGGCCGTGGCCTTCGGGGTGGTCTTCTGGCCCCTAGTGATGATCTGCATGGAACCCCACGTCAACCGGGAGCTGTGCGAGGAGTTCGCCCCCATCTTCTGCTCCACCACCGAACCCCGCTTCGCGGCCAACGCCATGACCGAGCCGCAGGGCGGGGCGGACATCGAGAACATGGAGATCGTCAAGGGTTCCACCATCCAGACCACGGCGGTCCTGGACGGTGACGAGTGGGTGATCAACGGCCATAAACTGTGGCCCACCAACTCCGGAGGGGTGTGCAACCTATTCGGGGTGGTGTGCACCACCAACCCGGGTTCCGAGGATCCCAACGACTTCGCCTTCATCTTCGTTCCCGCGGACACCCCGGGAGTGACCCAGGGACCCCCTTACGAGAAGGCGGGTATGGCCGCGGACAAGAACGGGGACATATGGTTCGAGAACGTGCGAGTTCCCAAGCATTACCGCGCCCACGGCCCCGGGCTGGACCTCCTCTACTTCAAGGAGGTCATCACCTTCGGCAACCTGGGGAGCATCGCCTTCGTGGGGGGTTCCATGATGAACGTCTACGAGAGGCTCTACCAGTTTGTGAGCGAGGAGACCTACCGCGGGAAGCCCCTCAAGGAACACGATGCCGTGGCTGGAGCCCTGGCGGACATCGCCAGGGACATCGAGATCATCCGCATCGTGGGCTACCAGTACGCGCGCATGATCGACCGCCCGGACCTCTACGGTCCGCGGTGGAGCGACGAGATGGTGGCCAAGGGGAGGGCCTACAAGTACTGGGCCTGCGACCGGGCGATGGAAGACGTGGGCCGGGCCATGAACCTCATGGGACTCTTCGGGGCCGACCGGGACTGGGACGTGGAGAAGCACTGGCGCGACCTGAAGATCGTCCAGCTGTGGATGGGAGGAAAGCAGTTATGCCAGGCGGAGGTCGCCCGCTGGTTCTTCGAGTGTCAGACCCTTTGA
- a CDS encoding acyl-CoA dehydrogenase family protein translates to MNEHLPFPFLHEWMSEMDVSLAENLRRWAENEVMARRLELKEDYQGLLEPAMRKLFQDIGLQRLLWPEEYGGDGHNHPSAAITITAALEQVARGDVGIAFLLSCLLALQSAVAMEGSVNRETCAALRDVIAGDGGPALVSLVLPLFREGYQAKAREGKGGWTVEASGARPAACGANGVLFGVFCELEGSEDGVGLVVVPGDAKGVKRGEVLKRTGLAADRNAAVELAKVKVPEEMCVARGAEACRAVLSWLYLGISASNVGALFASYEILREWGDNRVIKGRGNIFKENPLTASVMAEVAKEVSISRLLTWDLARMLSEPTVYGSPGDEANYVTALVVSHQVSQSAEKAINHAMEMMASAGYAKEWNLERYWRDVKTMQLSLGPYELAKMDVSRYFYRASTL, encoded by the coding sequence ATGAACGAACACCTACCCTTCCCCTTTCTCCACGAGTGGATGAGCGAGATGGACGTCTCCCTGGCCGAAAACCTCAGGCGATGGGCGGAAAACGAGGTCATGGCCAGGCGCCTGGAGCTCAAGGAGGATTACCAGGGGCTACTGGAGCCGGCCATGCGCAAGCTTTTTCAGGACATAGGCCTGCAGCGGCTGCTCTGGCCGGAGGAATACGGGGGTGATGGACATAACCATCCCTCCGCGGCCATTACCATCACCGCGGCCCTGGAGCAGGTGGCACGGGGGGACGTGGGCATCGCCTTCCTCCTCTCCTGCCTCCTCGCCCTGCAAAGCGCAGTGGCCATGGAGGGTTCGGTCAACCGGGAGACCTGCGCCGCGCTGCGCGATGTGATCGCCGGCGACGGCGGGCCGGCCCTGGTCTCCCTGGTCCTGCCCCTTTTCCGGGAGGGCTACCAGGCCAAGGCCAGGGAGGGCAAGGGCGGATGGACGGTGGAGGCTTCCGGGGCTCGGCCGGCGGCGTGCGGCGCGAACGGCGTCCTCTTCGGGGTGTTCTGCGAGCTGGAGGGCTCCGAGGACGGCGTGGGCCTGGTCGTGGTGCCCGGGGATGCCAAGGGGGTCAAGCGCGGCGAGGTCCTGAAGCGAACCGGGCTGGCCGCGGACCGTAACGCCGCGGTGGAACTGGCCAAGGTGAAGGTACCAGAGGAAATGTGCGTGGCCCGGGGCGCGGAAGCCTGCCGGGCGGTTCTCTCCTGGTTATACCTGGGAATTTCCGCCAGCAACGTGGGTGCGCTTTTCGCCTCCTACGAGATCCTCCGGGAATGGGGCGACAACCGGGTCATCAAGGGGAGGGGCAACATCTTCAAGGAGAACCCGCTCACCGCATCGGTGATGGCCGAGGTGGCCAAGGAGGTGTCCATCTCGCGCCTGCTCACCTGGGACCTCGCCCGCATGCTCTCCGAGCCGACCGTCTACGGGTCACCGGGAGATGAGGCCAATTACGTGACCGCACTCGTCGTGTCCCACCAGGTTTCCCAGTCGGCGGAGAAGGCCATCAACCACGCCATGGAGATGATGGCCTCGGCGGGTTACGCAAAGGAATGGAACCTGGAGCGCTACTGGCGGGACGTGAAGACCATGCAACTTTCCCTGGGGCCCTACGAGCTGGCCAAGATGGACGTCTCCCGGTACTTCTACCGGGCGAGCACCCTGTAG